Proteins from a single region of Dehalococcoidia bacterium:
- a CDS encoding TM0106 family RecB-like putative nuclease — translation MKKNKNITAYSIQDFSQCQHKTWLDFLETPKDFSKNYDPWLEIIRKIGIEHERNYLDDLRKSENIYEIDKNLSFEEKEELTDEAIKRNEKIIYQPYLRYKKFTGSPDFLVFKDNYYEPWDVKSGFRIKPENILQLCHYSYILDKKYSLLPNSGKIILRDKSSHDIEIRRYFEYFLNIKNRILDFINSQNEIPEASKCNLCNVCDYKLLCEANWKKEDHLNQVANIKKNQIKFLQNQNIDTLEKLSKIDSNIQIKGINKNSLEILKLQSSLQLNERNSKKLEYKIIFNQKKEINDPNKLIGFEILPEPSQNDLFFDIEGYPMYFDDNSKSSGLEYLFGIYYRSFGQETFLKFLAINHQEEKKAFEDLIDFIFSHLKKYKDAHIYHYNAYEETALKKLSLKYETKIFEVDYILREKKLIDLFKVVKDSLLISAENYKLKTIEKFYQINREEDISSGQDSLVAFEKYLDSGHEEILEEIILYNQQDCKSLIYLQNWLNEIKPKNINFNKNLIDEKISESNLEQIQIEKNLSLTIKNLDESEKDIKPILDQLNFYNRKEQRPDWWSFFSNKEKDTEDLIEDNSCIGGLNLTNESNDGNYKILNFKYPEQITKMKPGDSVLDQNGENSAMILSVDYKNFEVKIRLGKNKIPPLSLTPSQPLNTKSIDNAVAEFIKDYSYKNSYPAIKSMLHKKDTSYKGKFEFNNSIQAIKNRIKNMNNSYIVMQGPPGTGKSFITSRIILDLIESNYRIAIVCHSHKAIINLIKSIDDFAVESKVYFKGIYKSSSKKIDHLFSNIQIGDTNKVNVKDYQLVAGTTWALSNSNHRINSKEDKNFDYIFFDEAGQMSISKVIASSLSAKNIVLIGDHMQLPQPTTGNIEGESSLSPIEYLISEKNTISNDKGIFLDKSYRMHSSVCEFISDSFYEKRLHSDELNKNQKIIIKDKEIHNGIFVADINHSDYSVQNIEEAQFTKNIYKKLINNTWINRENEKKKITQKDILIVSPFNAQVNLIKEEIPEAQVGTIDNFQGQEAPIVIVSYASSDPENIPRGSDFFFDFRRLNVSISRAKCLAIILLNSRLLSYYCSSIEDMERLNYFCKLNSLDNNIDKLINILD, via the coding sequence TTGAAAAAAAATAAAAACATAACAGCTTATTCAATACAAGATTTTTCTCAATGCCAGCATAAAACTTGGCTAGACTTTTTAGAAACTCCCAAAGATTTTTCTAAAAATTATGATCCTTGGTTAGAAATTATAAGAAAAATTGGAATAGAACATGAAAGAAATTATTTAGACGACTTAAGAAAATCTGAAAACATTTATGAAATTGATAAAAATCTTAGCTTTGAAGAAAAAGAAGAACTAACAGATGAAGCAATAAAAAGAAATGAAAAAATTATTTATCAACCATACCTAAGATATAAAAAATTTACAGGATCACCAGACTTTTTAGTATTCAAAGATAATTATTATGAGCCCTGGGATGTAAAATCTGGATTCAGAATAAAGCCTGAAAATATTTTACAATTATGTCATTATTCTTATATTTTGGATAAAAAATATAGTTTACTCCCAAATTCTGGAAAAATAATTCTAAGAGATAAATCTTCACATGATATTGAAATAAGAAGGTATTTTGAATATTTTCTTAATATAAAAAATAGAATTTTAGATTTTATAAATTCCCAAAATGAAATCCCTGAAGCTTCTAAATGTAATTTATGTAACGTATGTGATTATAAACTGCTATGCGAAGCCAATTGGAAAAAAGAAGATCACCTAAATCAAGTTGCAAATATTAAAAAAAATCAAATAAAATTCCTACAAAACCAAAATATTGATACTCTTGAAAAATTATCTAAAATAGATTCAAATATTCAAATCAAGGGAATAAATAAAAATTCTTTAGAGATTCTAAAACTACAATCCTCTTTGCAGTTAAACGAACGAAATTCAAAAAAATTAGAATATAAAATAATATTTAACCAAAAAAAAGAAATTAACGATCCTAATAAATTAATTGGTTTTGAAATCTTACCAGAACCATCTCAAAATGATCTATTTTTTGACATTGAAGGATATCCAATGTATTTCGATGATAATTCTAAATCATCAGGCTTAGAATACCTATTTGGGATTTATTATAGATCTTTTGGTCAAGAGACTTTTTTGAAGTTTTTAGCTATAAATCATCAAGAAGAAAAAAAAGCATTTGAGGATCTAATTGATTTTATTTTTTCTCATCTAAAAAAATATAAAGATGCCCATATTTATCATTACAATGCTTATGAAGAAACAGCATTAAAAAAACTTTCTCTAAAATATGAAACTAAAATATTTGAGGTTGATTATATTCTTAGAGAAAAAAAATTAATTGACTTATTTAAAGTAGTTAAAGATTCACTACTTATATCAGCAGAAAATTATAAATTAAAAACTATTGAAAAGTTCTATCAAATTAATAGAGAAGAAGATATTTCATCAGGTCAAGACAGTTTAGTTGCATTTGAAAAATACTTAGATAGTGGGCATGAAGAAATTTTAGAAGAAATAATTTTGTACAATCAACAAGATTGCAAATCATTAATTTATCTTCAAAATTGGCTTAATGAAATAAAACCAAAGAACATAAATTTCAATAAAAATTTAATTGATGAAAAAATTAGTGAATCAAATCTAGAACAAATTCAGATTGAAAAAAATCTTAGTTTAACAATAAAAAATCTTGATGAATCTGAAAAAGATATTAAACCCATTTTAGATCAATTAAATTTTTATAATAGAAAAGAACAAAGACCTGACTGGTGGAGTTTTTTTTCAAATAAAGAAAAAGATACGGAAGATCTTATAGAAGATAATAGTTGTATTGGTGGATTAAATCTAACTAATGAAAGTAATGATGGAAACTATAAAATACTTAATTTCAAATATCCCGAACAAATTACTAAAATGAAACCCGGCGACTCCGTTTTAGATCAGAATGGTGAGAATTCTGCTATGATCCTATCTGTTGATTACAAAAACTTTGAAGTGAAGATAAGATTAGGTAAAAATAAAATACCACCTTTATCATTGACTCCTTCACAGCCACTAAATACTAAATCTATTGATAATGCTGTTGCGGAATTCATAAAAGACTATAGCTATAAAAATTCTTACCCCGCAATAAAATCTATGTTACATAAAAAAGATACTTCATATAAAGGAAAGTTTGAATTTAATAATTCAATACAGGCTATAAAAAATAGAATAAAAAATATGAACAATTCTTATATTGTCATGCAAGGACCACCTGGGACAGGAAAAAGCTTTATAACCTCAAGAATAATCTTAGATCTTATTGAATCAAACTATAGAATTGCAATCGTTTGTCACTCTCACAAAGCTATAATAAACCTTATTAAATCAATAGATGACTTTGCTGTTGAAAGTAAAGTCTATTTCAAAGGGATATATAAGTCTAGTTCAAAAAAAATTGATCACCTATTTTCAAATATACAAATAGGTGATACTAACAAAGTTAACGTAAAAGATTACCAATTGGTAGCAGGTACAACTTGGGCTCTATCAAATTCTAATCATAGGATAAATAGTAAAGAGGATAAAAATTTTGATTACATTTTCTTTGATGAAGCAGGTCAAATGAGTATTTCAAAAGTTATAGCTTCTTCTTTATCTGCAAAAAATATAGTTCTTATAGGTGATCACATGCAATTACCTCAACCAACTACTGGCAATATAGAAGGAGAATCATCCTTATCACCTATTGAGTATTTGATTTCAGAAAAAAATACTATAAGCAATGATAAGGGTATTTTCTTAGACAAAAGTTACAGAATGCATTCAAGTGTTTGTGAGTTTATTTCAGATAGTTTTTATGAAAAAAGACTCCATAGCGATGAATTGAATAAAAATCAAAAAATAATTATTAAGGATAAAGAAATTCATAATGGTATTTTTGTGGCAGATATTAATCATTCTGATTATTCAGTGCAAAATATTGAAGAAGCTCAATTCACGAAAAATATATATAAAAAACTTATAAATAACACTTGGATAAATAGAGAAAATGAGAAGAAAAAAATAACTCAAAAAGATATTTTAATTGTTAGCCCATTTAATGCTCAAGTTAACTTAATTAAAGAAGAAATTCCAGAAGCACAAGTAGGTACAATAGATAATTTTCAAGGGCAAGAAGCCCCAATTGTAATAGTATCGTATGCTTCTTCAGACCCAGAAAATATCCCAAGAGGTTCAGACTTTTTCTTTGACTTTAGGAGATTAAATGTATCAATTTCAAGAGCAAAGTGTTTAGCAATAATTCTGCTCAATTCAAGATTACTAAGTTATTATTGTTCCTCAATAGAAGATATGGAAAGATTGAATTATTTTTGCAAGTTAAATTCTCTTGACAATAATATTGATAAATTAATAAACATACTTGACTGA